The following are encoded in a window of Babylonia areolata isolate BAREFJ2019XMU unplaced genomic scaffold, ASM4173473v1 tig00002737_3, whole genome shotgun sequence genomic DNA:
- the LOC143278336 gene encoding iron-sulfur cluster assembly scaffold protein IscU-like, which yields MALFRGARTAGKAVTAAVESGFIGSFAKYHKNVLDHYENPRNVGSLDKEDKQVGTGLVGAPACGDVMKLQIKVDEDGKIVDAKFKTFGCGSAIASSSLATEWVKGKTLDEAVRIKNTDIAKELSLPPVKLHCSMLAEDAIKAALNDYKIKNQSDPASDST from the exons ATGGCACTTTTTCGGGGCGCGAGAACTGCTGGAAAAGCTGTGACTGCGGCTGTGGAGTCTGGTTTCATTGGATCATTTGCAAAATATCACAAAAAT GTTCTGGATCATTATGAAAACCCTCGTAATGTGGGATCCTTGGACAAGGAAGACAAACAAGTTGGTACAGGACTGGTAGGGGCTCCAGCCTGTGGAGACGTCATGAAACTGCAG atcaaAGTGGATGAAGATGGCAAAATTGTGGACGCCAAGTTCAAGACGTTTGGCTGTGGGTCAGCTATCGCCTCCAGCTCTCTGGCCACAGAGTGGGTCAAGGGCAAAACG CTGGATGAAGCGGTGCGGATCAAGAACACAGACATTGCCAAAGAGCTGTCTTTGCCCCCAGTGAAACTGCACTGCTCCA TGTTGGCAGAGGACGCCATCAAAGCAGCTTTGAACGACTACAAGATCAAAAACCAGTCCGATCCGGCATCAGACTCTACCTAA
- the LOC143278337 gene encoding E3 ubiquitin-protein ligase parkin-like yields the protein MAMANITVVDFSPPDSIMVNVWFKSSQVSYQLHRCSTVGELRQRVATDHGVPPAEMRILLGGRVLDDGLTIQASGVGMESTLFAIQQRSSSMSKPSATVTSAALSSPPLSTTTTAQAPLPAAVVSHSANHPETAVTGAATCLSAPSTTHHDACRQQLSDQYYVYCKVCGQVRAGRLRVKCSVCEGGAVLLDSDPGGWEDVLTVGHLTGSCQSLQCEGCQPMFYFKCAEQHGGSGTVVALRHIMPNRRSVPCMTCEDVMSPVVVFPCEWSHVMCVGCFKMYCSIRLKERGFQHTAQYGYTLPCPAGCSRSYIQEQHHFCVLGEGQYERYKDFAAEECLMAEGGVFCPRQECASGFLLGSADTRVVCPHCKFVFCRRCRRDGHDGTCRPVSATTLQPQEFSDAERAKRARWEQQTADTIQQTTKGCPGCGARTERDGGCMHMRCARCDEEWCWLCVKPWDRDCQGAHWFG from the exons ATGGCCATGGCCAACATCACTGTGGTGGACTTCTCTCCCCCTGACAGCATCATGGTCAACGTGTGGTTCAAATCCTCCCAGGTGTCCTACCAGCTGCACCGCTGCAGCACAGTGGGGGAGCTGCGACAGCGTGTGGCCACGGACCACGGTGTGCCACCGGCCGAAATGAGGATCCTGCTGGGTGGCCGTGTGCTGGATGACGGCTTGACCATTCAG GCCAGTGGTGTTGGCATGGAAAGCACACTATTTGCCATCCAGCAGAGATCATCCTCAATGTCAAAACCATCAGCCACAGTGACATCAGCTGCACTGTCATCGCCccctctgtcaacaacaacaacagcacaagcaCCACTACCGGCAGCAGTGGTGTCTCACTCCGCCAACCATCCGGAGACTGCAGTTACAGGGGCagcaacctgtctgtctgccccgtcTACGACACACCATGACG catGTCGACAGCAGCTGTCTGACCAGTACTACGTGTACTGCAAGGTGTGTGGTCAGGTGCGCGCCGGTCGCCTGCGCGTGAAATGCagcgtgtgtgagggaggagcTGTTCTTCTGGACTCA gatccgGGGGGCTGGGAGGATGTGCTGACTGTCGGACACCTGACCGGCAGCTGTCAGTCCCTGCAGTGCGAGGGATGCCAGCCG ATGTTTTACTTCAAGTGTGCGGAGCAGCATGGCGGCAGCGGAACGGTGGTGGCGCTGCGTCACATCATGCCCAACCGACGCTCCGTACCGTGCATGACCTGCGAGGACGTCAT GAGCCCAGTAGTTGTCTTCCCCTGTGAGTGGAGCCACGTGATGTGTGTGGGATGCTTCAAGATGTACTGCTCCATCCGGCTGAAGGAGCGGGGATTTCAGCACACAGCGCAGTATGGCTACACCCTGCCCTGCCCAG CCGGTTGCTCCCGGTCGTACATCCAGGAGCAGCACCATTTCTGCGTGCTTGGGGAGGGGCAGTACGAGCGCTACAAGGACTTTGCCGCTGAGGAGTGTCTGATGGCGGAGGGGGGCGTGTTCTGCCCGCGCCAGGAGTGCGCCTCGGGCTTTCTGCTGGGCTCTGCAGACACCCGCGTGGTCTGCCCCCactgcaag tttgtgttctGCCGACGCTGCCGGAGAGACGGCCATGACGGTACCTGTCGTCCTGTCAGCGCCACCACACTGCAGCCTCAG GAGTTCAGTGACGCAGAACGTGCTAAGCGTGCACGGTGGGAGCAGCAGACGGCAGACACCATCCAGCAGACCACCAAGGGCTGTCCTGGCTGCGGCGCCCGCACCGAGAGGGACG GCGGGTGCATGCACATGCGGTGCGCGCGGTGTGACGAGGAGTGGTGCTGGCTGTGTGTCAAGCCCTGGGACAGAGATTGTCAGGGTGCCCACTGGTTTGGTTAA